The Lycium barbarum isolate Lr01 chromosome 10, ASM1917538v2, whole genome shotgun sequence genome includes a region encoding these proteins:
- the LOC132613332 gene encoding uncharacterized protein LOC132613332 yields the protein MNPSVFTGTKKDEDPQDYIDALQKIFRIMAVIETEAATFGAHQVAFLDHFMPVELREAKAEQFLKLKQNGRPVQEYYLEFVSLAKHAPHMVPDIRARVRRFVGGLDSHLCGQKGHFLRDCPSARQGTGGNMTPSINSAVPRNNQAQQGNNAVRSGNTSGGRNRMYALTGRQDTEARADVVTDTLTVFTFDIEVEGVEEHWDTLKGGKLRYAGGLFPVSMFFSQAHGRGFID from the exons ATGAATCCCTCAGTATTCACGGGGACGAAAAAGGATGAAGatcctcaggactacattgatgctctccaaaagatcttcaggattatggCCGTTATCgaaaccgaagcagctacttttggagctcatcaggt CGCATTCCTAGACCATTTTATGCCAGTAGAgctcagagaggctaaggctgaacAGTTCCTGAAGCTCAAACAAAATGGCAGGCCAGTTCAAGAATACTATTTGGAGTTCGTTAGCCTGGCAAAGCATGCCCCACACATGGTACCTGATATAAGAGCAAGAGTGAGAAGATTCGTTGGgggtcttgattcccattt atgtggtcagaagggccattttcTGAGAGACTGTCCATCAGCCAGGCAGGGTACTGGAGGTAATATGACGCCATCCATAAATTCAGCAGTCCCTCGtaataatcaggcccagcaggggaaCAATGCAGTTAGGTCTGGAAACACAAGCGGGGGGCGAAACCgcatgtatgcattgacaggccgtcaggatacagaagctcgaGCGGATGTTGTTACAGATACcctaacagttttcactttcgat attgaagttgaaggggttgaagAACATTGGGATACGCTCAAaggcgggaagttaag gtatgctgggggccttttCCCAGttagtatgtttttcagtcaggcCCAtggtagaggtttcatagactag